A window of Lentibacillus sp. Marseille-P4043 contains these coding sequences:
- a CDS encoding TetR/AcrR family transcriptional regulator, translated as MSRSVKKDTLLEVAERLFYEYGFRGVGLKQIISEANVATMTLYNHFSSKDNLVEEVLKQREARYWSYLDSTIETESDSPFILAVEAHGRWLKEQSYKGDMFLRAIEDYAGTDNEIENIARGHKSRLLEYFQQLAQIKEKENKRDLANQLTLLLEGTTSMTTLIGADKATEYSIAMARTLVQHTS; from the coding sequence ATGAGTCGGTCTGTAAAAAAAGATACATTACTTGAAGTGGCTGAACGATTATTTTATGAATACGGATTTCGTGGGGTAGGTTTAAAGCAAATCATAAGTGAAGCGAATGTAGCAACGATGACGCTTTATAATCATTTTTCTTCCAAAGACAATTTGGTCGAAGAAGTACTTAAGCAACGTGAAGCACGTTATTGGTCTTATTTGGATTCAACCATAGAAACAGAATCGGATTCTCCTTTTATTCTTGCTGTAGAAGCTCATGGCCGCTGGTTGAAAGAACAGTCCTACAAAGGAGATATGTTTTTACGAGCGATAGAAGATTATGCAGGAACGGATAATGAGATTGAAAATATTGCAAGGGGACATAAATCTAGATTGCTAGAATATTTTCAGCAATTGGCTCAAATAAAAGAGAAAGAAAACAAACGAGATTTAGCTAATCAATTAACGTTGCTGCTTGAAGGAACTACCTCCATGACGACATTGATTGGTGCAGATAAAGCAACGGAGTACTCTATTGCGATGGCGAGGACACTTGTCCAACATACATCGTAA
- a CDS encoding MFS transporter codes for MKFSKLVLPGVTMIAVTYGLARFSFGLLLPDMNESLNMSEFVSGVISSLFYLAYCCTIVLSTVITTKEGPRRMIILAGLSAFAGLLLMSMTPNAWWLALGVLLAGGSTGLASPPYGAAISLWIRGDKQGKANTWINSGTSFGIILSGAGAILLSPNWRLTYLIYAMLTFLILIWNFRAIPKVGMGEGLQFKKGNLSIRGVRGSIPLILASLILGISTAPFWTFSRSFIEAAGDYSDWELSGFWIAIGLFGVLGGFSGYLIEKRGLSFSYTLGSLSIASASIILALSPEYFSTSYLSAGIFGSSYIFLSGVLLVWGIRVFITNASLGIGVPFLLLAVGQVIGSILAGWFIGAWGYAPSFILYGVIGMVATLIGPKNRQKESLKTRKHWIESTQ; via the coding sequence ATGAAATTTTCAAAGTTAGTTTTACCAGGGGTTACCATGATTGCTGTCACCTATGGATTAGCGAGATTTAGCTTTGGGTTGCTTCTTCCCGATATGAATGAATCACTTAATATGTCTGAGTTTGTATCAGGGGTGATCTCCTCGTTATTTTATTTGGCCTATTGCTGTACGATTGTCTTATCCACTGTGATTACGACAAAGGAAGGACCAAGGAGGATGATTATTTTAGCTGGTCTGTCAGCTTTTGCTGGATTGCTGTTGATGTCTATGACTCCAAATGCATGGTGGCTTGCGTTGGGCGTGTTACTTGCTGGAGGAAGCACAGGCTTGGCATCTCCACCATATGGTGCGGCGATATCGCTATGGATTAGAGGGGATAAACAGGGGAAAGCAAATACATGGATTAATTCGGGAACAAGTTTTGGCATTATCCTGTCTGGAGCTGGAGCTATTCTATTATCACCGAATTGGAGACTAACGTATTTGATTTATGCAATGTTGACATTTCTGATATTGATATGGAATTTCCGAGCCATTCCAAAAGTCGGGATGGGGGAGGGATTGCAGTTTAAAAAGGGGAACCTCTCTATACGAGGAGTGAGAGGGTCTATCCCTTTGATATTGGCATCGCTTATCCTGGGAATCTCCACAGCACCCTTTTGGACATTTTCCAGATCGTTTATTGAAGCGGCTGGTGATTACAGTGATTGGGAACTTTCTGGATTTTGGATCGCCATTGGATTATTTGGTGTGCTGGGTGGTTTTTCTGGTTATCTAATTGAAAAGAGAGGGCTGTCTTTTTCTTATACATTAGGAAGTTTGTCTATTGCTTCAGCGTCCATTATTCTGGCTCTTTCACCCGAATACTTTTCAACTTCCTACTTATCAGCTGGAATTTTCGGTAGCTCCTATATATTTCTAAGCGGTGTTCTCCTTGTGTGGGGAATTCGTGTATTTATTACAAATGCATCATTAGGTATTGGCGTTCCATTTTTACTTTTGGCAGTAGGGCAAGTAATTGGTTCCATACTCGCTGGCTGGTTTATTGGAGCATGGGGCTATGCTCCTTCGTTTATACTTTATGGAGTAATTGGTATGGTGGCTACCCTTATAGGCCCAAAAAATCGTCAGAAAGAGAGTCTAAAAACAAGAAAGCATTGGATTGAAAGTACACAATAA
- a CDS encoding type I restriction-modification system subunit M: MAARADIDFQKDLFDAATKMRGSVAPADYKHYVLPLIFLRYLSNRYEIRKDEIHSLVKDPSSDWYAPDEDTQHIIMEDSDMYLAENVYVVPEEARWSYILKNAKQPNIKEILDNAMKRLEEENPDLEGMLPRTFQGSNLPPENIAGLIEIFSRDVFSANDERSVDIIGRVYEYFISEFASTEGNRGGEFFTPASVVSLLVKMLEPIKGTVFDPACGSGGMFIQSEEYAPRRNALSFYGQENVTTTVRLGKMNVLLHGMNADIRLGNSLLDDKFPDLKADYVIANPPFNQDDWGADRISNDDPRLVGPVTNSNANYMWMQHFFAHLNEHGTAGFVMANGAMTTNLKQEKQVREWFVDGGYIDCIVALPEKLFLSTGIPVCLFFLSKTRDGDGDHRERKNEILFIDARQKGSLVSRKQKALSEEEIAGIAEVYHTFKFDEEAVKDVAGFCKVATLDEVKENDYKLTPGIYVGTEEIEDDGVPFEEKMEFLRTKLFEQFEESDRLQEKIRKDLEGLV, from the coding sequence ATGGCAGCTAGAGCAGATATAGATTTTCAAAAAGACTTATTTGATGCAGCGACAAAAATGCGTGGTAGTGTGGCGCCGGCTGATTACAAGCATTATGTGTTGCCGTTGATATTTTTACGATATTTATCGAATCGATATGAAATCAGAAAAGACGAGATTCATAGTTTAGTAAAAGATCCATCAAGTGACTGGTATGCACCAGATGAAGATACACAACACATTATCATGGAAGATTCCGATATGTACTTGGCTGAGAATGTGTACGTTGTGCCGGAAGAAGCAAGATGGTCATACATTCTTAAAAATGCCAAGCAGCCAAACATTAAAGAAATTTTGGATAATGCGATGAAGCGTTTAGAAGAAGAAAATCCGGATTTGGAAGGGATGTTGCCGCGGACATTCCAAGGGAGCAACTTGCCACCGGAAAATATTGCAGGATTAATCGAGATTTTTTCACGAGATGTGTTTAGTGCGAACGATGAACGCAGTGTCGATATTATCGGGCGCGTGTATGAGTATTTTATAAGTGAATTTGCCTCAACGGAAGGAAACCGCGGTGGTGAATTCTTTACCCCAGCATCGGTTGTTTCTCTTTTGGTAAAAATGCTGGAGCCAATTAAGGGTACCGTGTTTGATCCGGCGTGTGGCTCAGGCGGTATGTTCATTCAAAGTGAGGAATATGCTCCAAGGCGGAATGCGTTATCGTTTTACGGGCAAGAAAACGTGACAACGACGGTTCGGTTGGGAAAAATGAACGTGCTACTACATGGGATGAATGCGGATATTCGTCTAGGGAATTCGTTGTTGGATGATAAGTTTCCGGATTTGAAAGCAGATTACGTCATTGCCAATCCACCATTCAACCAGGACGATTGGGGAGCGGATCGCATCTCAAATGATGATCCTCGTTTAGTTGGACCGGTAACGAACAGCAATGCCAACTACATGTGGATGCAGCATTTCTTTGCCCATTTGAATGAGCATGGAACAGCTGGGTTTGTTATGGCGAATGGTGCGATGACGACAAACTTAAAGCAAGAAAAACAGGTCCGTGAATGGTTTGTCGATGGTGGATATATTGATTGTATTGTAGCATTGCCAGAAAAATTATTCCTATCAACTGGTATTCCTGTTTGTCTTTTCTTCCTCAGCAAGACACGAGATGGAGATGGGGATCACCGCGAACGCAAAAATGAAATATTGTTTATTGATGCTCGGCAGAAGGGTTCACTCGTTAGCCGGAAGCAAAAAGCATTGTCTGAAGAAGAAATCGCAGGCATTGCTGAGGTTTATCATACATTCAAGTTTGATGAAGAAGCTGTGAAAGATGTGGCAGGGTTCTGTAAAGTTGCGACATTGGATGAAGTGAAGGAAAATGACTACAAGCTGACACCGGGAATTTACGTTGGAACGGAAGAAATAGAGGATGATGGCGTGCCGTTTGAGGAAAAGATGGAGTTCTTGCGCACGAAATTATTTGAGCAATTTGAGGAATCAGATCGCCTCCAGGAGAAGATTAGGAAGGATTTGGAGGGGTTGGTGTGA